One genomic window of Paenibacillus xylanilyticus includes the following:
- a CDS encoding winged helix-turn-helix transcriptional regulator, producing MSDDENAKQICEKVEQSYQIIGRKWVALIIHALMEEPKRFSEIHAYIPDLSKRVLNERMKELEEEGLVVRHVVTERPVRTEYMLSRKGTELGRALSAVERWADKWL from the coding sequence ATGAGCGATGATGAGAATGCCAAGCAAATATGCGAAAAGGTGGAACAGTCTTATCAGATCATTGGCCGGAAGTGGGTTGCCCTCATTATTCATGCGTTGATGGAAGAGCCCAAACGATTCAGTGAAATTCACGCTTATATCCCTGACTTGAGCAAACGCGTACTGAATGAACGAATGAAAGAACTGGAGGAAGAAGGTCTGGTCGTGCGCCATGTGGTTACAGAGCGACCAGTTCGGACAGAATATATGTTGTCCCGCAAAGGGACGGAGCTGGGAAGGGCATTAAGTGCCGTGGAGCGATGGGCGGACAAATGGCTGTAA
- the fsa gene encoding fructose-6-phosphate aldolase, translating to MKFFLDTGNVEEIKRIERLGLVDGVTTNPSLIAKEGRVFKEVIQEICGVVKGPVSAEVIGLKAEDMLKEAYEIAEWAPNVVIKLPMTEDGLYACHELTQKGIKTNVTLIFSAAQGLMAAKAGATYISPFVGRLDDIAVDGMKLIRDLRLILDTYDMPSEIIAASIRNIKHVEDAALSGAHIATIPGSLLPTLWKHPLTDSGIERFLKDWETVPK from the coding sequence ATGAAATTTTTCTTGGATACAGGGAATGTTGAGGAAATCAAACGGATTGAACGTCTTGGTCTGGTGGATGGAGTCACGACGAACCCGTCTTTGATTGCCAAAGAAGGCCGAGTATTTAAAGAAGTGATTCAGGAGATCTGTGGCGTTGTCAAAGGCCCAGTCAGTGCTGAAGTCATCGGTCTGAAAGCCGAAGATATGTTGAAGGAAGCTTATGAAATTGCTGAATGGGCACCGAATGTAGTCATTAAACTACCGATGACCGAAGATGGGCTGTATGCTTGTCATGAGCTTACGCAAAAAGGAATTAAAACCAATGTAACGCTGATCTTCTCAGCAGCGCAAGGCCTGATGGCGGCGAAAGCCGGAGCGACTTACATCAGCCCGTTCGTTGGCCGTCTGGATGATATTGCGGTGGATGGCATGAAGCTGATTCGTGACCTGCGTCTTATCCTGGATACGTACGATATGCCGTCCGAGATCATTGCAGCAAGCATCCGCAATATCAAACATGTTGAAGATGCTGCCCTTTCCGGTGCACACATTGCGACGATTCCTGGATCGCTCCTGCCGACCTTGTGGAAACATCCACTGACAGACAGTGGCATTGAGCGCTTCCTGAAGGACTGGGAAACTGTTCCTAAATAA
- a CDS encoding M23 family metallopeptidase has translation MRFTHSFWMKTLLAGTLLLPFLPVDVHGESSAAPSKTEPADMKPAEILKARRSLYESIEQITGIPWFRLAAIDQYERTLTRAHPKDRKHPERLTGIFMTSPAWRGWLNPDETDQQPGSIVFFNGYGRDGSGDGLADANNDLDVLYSMANVIQRFGARQEDFSIALWEYYHNTRAVQRIQQFAKLYEHFDSIDLFTHAFPVPLGTNYSYRSTWGTKRSWGGYRIHEGTDIFAPHGLPVRSTCYGVVEIKGWNPFGGWRIGIRDLNNHYHYYAHLSGFDKNAHIGEVVTPGQVVGWVGSSGYGKPGTQGKFPPHLHYGIYRDTGLTEWSFDPYPLLKHWEREEREQKKAKAKNK, from the coding sequence ATGCGCTTCACTCACTCTTTTTGGATGAAAACCCTACTTGCAGGCACATTGCTTCTCCCATTCTTGCCTGTTGATGTTCATGGTGAATCCTCGGCTGCGCCATCCAAAACGGAACCTGCCGATATGAAACCAGCGGAGATTTTAAAAGCTCGCCGAAGTTTATATGAGAGCATTGAACAAATAACCGGCATTCCCTGGTTCCGACTCGCAGCTATCGACCAATACGAACGAACTCTGACGCGTGCTCATCCCAAAGACCGCAAGCACCCGGAGCGGCTGACCGGGATTTTTATGACATCTCCGGCCTGGAGAGGCTGGCTTAACCCGGATGAGACGGACCAACAGCCCGGCTCCATCGTTTTTTTTAATGGATACGGCCGTGATGGATCGGGAGATGGCCTGGCGGATGCCAACAACGACTTGGATGTGCTGTACAGTATGGCGAACGTCATCCAGAGATTCGGGGCCCGTCAGGAGGACTTCAGCATTGCCCTGTGGGAGTATTATCACAATACCCGGGCCGTGCAGCGCATTCAGCAGTTTGCGAAATTATATGAGCATTTTGACAGCATTGATTTGTTTACCCATGCGTTTCCTGTTCCGCTCGGCACCAATTATTCCTATCGCAGCACATGGGGGACCAAACGCAGCTGGGGGGGTTATCGTATCCATGAAGGAACAGATATTTTCGCTCCCCACGGACTTCCCGTGCGCAGCACCTGTTACGGCGTCGTGGAGATTAAGGGTTGGAATCCCTTTGGCGGCTGGCGGATTGGTATCCGTGATTTGAACAATCACTATCACTATTACGCTCATCTATCCGGTTTTGATAAGAATGCCCACATAGGTGAGGTCGTTACCCCTGGTCAAGTTGTGGGCTGGGTAGGCAGCTCCGGTTATGGTAAACCAGGTACCCAGGGCAAATTCCCTCCCCATTTGCATTACGGAATCTACCGGGATACCGGACTGACGGAATGGTCGTTTGACCCTTATCCGCTCTTGAAGCATTGGGAACGGGAAGAACGCGAGCAGAAGAAGGCCAAGGCGAAAAACAAATAA
- the yunB gene encoding sporulation protein YunB: protein MMRKRWRSRRRRKPPSGKRKMWLIILLVAVFCLMQGFAYVDKKMKPPIMHLAKIRVKQIATEAINKAITAQVAEGKSTEGLIDWKTDTAGKVSGFMLNYDEHMRITASTMNIVQSTLQNVHMLKEKIPLGQALGSPVLASFGPNIPVRIEPQGAVKVDLNTRQQNAGINMILVEVYIHIIAEVAVVVPFDMEPETVDTEIPISYLLVVGDVPMYYYDNQGKPVGSNGSSAPSIALPSGQAGVSGGAGVTPNPSGQNQQQTPGGQMQGDELELEPDLTGENGGLPLDTDVNH from the coding sequence ATGATGAGAAAAAGATGGCGGAGCCGAAGACGACGGAAGCCGCCAAGCGGCAAACGCAAGATGTGGCTGATTATTTTACTGGTAGCGGTATTTTGCCTGATGCAGGGCTTTGCGTATGTCGATAAAAAAATGAAGCCTCCAATTATGCATTTGGCCAAAATACGGGTAAAGCAGATTGCTACGGAAGCGATCAACAAGGCCATAACGGCCCAGGTGGCGGAAGGTAAATCGACCGAAGGGCTGATTGACTGGAAAACCGATACTGCCGGTAAAGTGTCCGGTTTCATGTTGAACTATGATGAGCACATGCGCATTACGGCAAGTACGATGAACATTGTGCAGTCCACGTTACAGAACGTGCATATGTTAAAAGAGAAAATCCCCCTTGGTCAGGCTCTGGGTAGCCCGGTCCTGGCATCCTTTGGCCCGAATATTCCCGTTCGTATCGAACCACAGGGGGCTGTGAAGGTTGATCTGAACACCAGGCAGCAGAATGCCGGAATCAATATGATCCTGGTAGAAGTGTACATTCATATCATTGCCGAAGTAGCCGTGGTGGTTCCCTTTGATATGGAGCCAGAGACGGTAGATACCGAAATACCGATATCCTACCTGCTTGTGGTCGGGGATGTGCCCATGTATTACTACGATAATCAGGGTAAGCCGGTAGGCAGTAACGGCAGCAGTGCACCATCCATTGCATTACCATCAGGCCAGGCTGGCGTATCCGGTGGTGCTGGCGTGACACCGAATCCTTCCGGTCAGAACCAGCAGCAGACACCAGGCGGTCAGATGCAGGGAGATGAGCTGGAGCTTGAGCCTGATCTTACAGGAGAAAATGGTGGACTACCGCTCGATACAGACGTGAATCATTGA
- the zwf gene encoding glucose-6-phosphate dehydrogenase yields the protein MDAMTFVLFGATGDLAKRKIYPALYNLYIDQKMPKSFSVIGLGRRELSDADFQANVEKSLHEFSRQTPEEESQVRDFIGAFRYCSLNNTKLEDYTKLLKIVEQREQELSIPENRMFYMSVAPEFFEPIALNIQESGLGNTKGWKKLIIEKPFGHDLQSARELNEKLSNTFAEEEIYRIDHFLGKPMVQNIETLTYANPVIQALWSNRYIANVQITASETVGVEERAAYYDQSGAVRDMFQNHMLQLLMMIALHLPKRCTPQEIQFKKQKIAEALRPLTKENIASEVVRAQYGPGELQGKSVVGYLDEPGIPAGSQNDTYVAARLWIDDPFWSEVPFYIRTGKRLAEKSTRIVVEFKAPLKTGHESEITTEPNLLTIEIGPGESISLQLNAKNPLNHGEVEPINMTFASGKRNIPEAYENLIFDAMRGDSTFFAHWNEVELAWQWVQPILEAFQDGSVPLDTYSAGSQGPDSADRLIAEDGYRWW from the coding sequence ATGGACGCAATGACATTTGTCCTGTTCGGGGCAACAGGCGATTTAGCCAAACGCAAGATTTACCCTGCATTATATAACTTGTACATTGATCAAAAAATGCCGAAATCCTTCTCCGTTATCGGTCTTGGACGGCGTGAATTGTCGGATGCTGACTTCCAGGCGAATGTCGAAAAGTCACTGCATGAATTCTCACGGCAAACGCCTGAAGAAGAATCCCAGGTACGTGATTTCATTGGGGCTTTCCGTTATTGTTCACTGAACAATACGAAGCTTGAAGATTACACGAAATTGCTGAAAATCGTCGAGCAGCGTGAACAGGAACTGAGCATTCCGGAAAATCGCATGTTCTACATGTCGGTTGCACCAGAATTCTTTGAGCCAATCGCACTGAATATTCAGGAAAGCGGCTTAGGTAACACCAAAGGCTGGAAGAAGCTGATTATTGAAAAACCATTCGGACACGATCTGCAATCTGCACGTGAACTGAATGAGAAACTCAGCAATACCTTTGCTGAGGAAGAAATTTATCGCATTGACCATTTCCTTGGCAAACCGATGGTGCAAAATATTGAAACCCTGACGTATGCCAACCCGGTTATTCAGGCATTGTGGTCCAACCGTTACATTGCCAATGTACAAATCACGGCTAGTGAAACTGTTGGTGTTGAAGAACGTGCTGCGTATTACGACCAAAGTGGTGCCGTTCGCGACATGTTCCAGAATCATATGCTGCAATTGCTGATGATGATTGCTCTGCATCTGCCAAAACGCTGCACACCGCAAGAAATTCAGTTTAAAAAGCAAAAAATTGCTGAAGCTCTTCGACCACTGACCAAAGAAAACATCGCTTCTGAAGTGGTACGTGCTCAATACGGCCCAGGCGAGCTGCAAGGGAAATCCGTTGTCGGCTATCTGGACGAGCCTGGTATCCCGGCTGGTTCCCAGAACGATACGTATGTTGCGGCGAGATTGTGGATCGATGATCCATTCTGGAGCGAGGTTCCATTCTACATTCGTACAGGTAAACGCTTGGCTGAGAAATCCACACGCATCGTAGTTGAGTTTAAGGCGCCGCTCAAAACAGGTCATGAATCCGAAATTACGACCGAGCCTAACCTGCTGACGATTGAAATTGGTCCTGGGGAAAGCATCTCACTTCAATTGAATGCGAAGAACCCATTGAACCATGGTGAAGTGGAGCCAATTAACATGACATTTGCTTCAGGCAAACGCAATATTCCGGAAGCTTACGAAAACCTGATTTTTGACGCTATGCGTGGAGATTCAACCTTCTTTGCTCACTGGAACGAAGTGGAGCTGGCATGGCAGTGGGTACAACCAATTCTGGAAGCCTTCCAAGATGGCAGTGTACCGCTGGATACGTACAGCGCAGGATCGCAAGGACCTGATTCCGCAGATCGTTTGATTGCAGAAGATGGCTACCGTTGGTGGTAA
- the lipA gene encoding lipoyl synthase, with product MAKRVKEPKPDWIRIKLTTGDNYQEMKTMMRSKTLHTVCEEARCPNIYECWANRTATFMILGDICTRACRFCAVNTGLPTELDLQEPERVAEAAEQMNLQHCVITSVARDDLKDGGATIFAETVKAVRRRLPLCSVEVLIPDFLGDRDSLKIVMDAKPDILNHNIETVERLSDKVRAKAKYKRSLELLARAKEMQPNIPTKSSIMLGVGEEYQEILQTMDDLRAVDCDIMTIGQYLQPSEKHLFVEKYYPPEEFAALKQEGLKRGFSHVESGPMVRSSYHAHEQVKSAAKHAEQAATHA from the coding sequence TTGGCTAAACGTGTTAAGGAACCGAAACCGGACTGGATTCGGATTAAATTGACAACCGGCGATAACTATCAGGAAATGAAAACGATGATGCGTTCGAAAACGCTGCATACAGTATGTGAGGAAGCAAGATGCCCAAATATTTACGAATGCTGGGCCAATCGAACAGCTACTTTTATGATTTTGGGCGACATTTGCACACGGGCATGCCGCTTTTGCGCTGTGAATACCGGCTTGCCGACGGAACTTGATTTGCAGGAGCCAGAACGGGTCGCAGAAGCTGCGGAGCAAATGAACCTGCAGCACTGTGTTATTACCAGCGTCGCTCGTGATGACTTGAAGGATGGCGGAGCGACCATTTTTGCCGAGACGGTAAAGGCCGTTCGGCGCCGCTTGCCTTTATGTAGTGTAGAAGTATTGATTCCGGACTTCCTGGGTGATCGGGATTCCCTGAAAATTGTTATGGATGCCAAACCTGACATTCTCAATCACAACATTGAGACAGTAGAGCGGCTATCGGACAAGGTCAGAGCCAAGGCCAAATACAAGCGTTCACTTGAATTGCTTGCTCGTGCCAAAGAAATGCAGCCCAACATTCCGACCAAATCCAGCATCATGCTGGGTGTAGGTGAGGAATATCAGGAAATTTTGCAAACCATGGATGATCTGCGTGCTGTGGATTGTGATATCATGACAATTGGTCAGTACCTGCAGCCATCCGAGAAACATCTGTTTGTTGAGAAATATTATCCGCCAGAAGAGTTCGCAGCATTGAAGCAGGAAGGATTGAAACGTGGATTCAGCCACGTTGAATCCGGACCGATGGTACGCAGTTCCTATCATGCACATGAACAGGTTAAATCTGCTGCAAAACATGCGGAACAGGCGGCAACACACGCATAA
- the gnd gene encoding phosphogluconate dehydrogenase (NAD(+)-dependent, decarboxylating): protein MKLGLIGLGKMGLNLGRNLIDHKHEVVAFDLNAEAVNEMKEYGAKGVSSYKEMVESLESPRVLWIMVPHNVVDAVLAEVSPLLSKGDIIIEAGNSHYKESIRRYEELKPSGIHYMDAGTSGGMEGARNGACYMIGGDPEAWAIVEPAFKDTAVENGYLYAGKAGSGHFLKMVHNGIEYGMMASIGEGFDVLEKSDFDFDFEKVARVWNNGSVIRSWLMELTERAFSKDANLDEIKGVMHSSGEGRWTVETAFDLQTATPVIALSLLMRYRSLETDTFTGKVVAALRNEFGGHAVEKN, encoded by the coding sequence ATGAAACTTGGACTTATTGGATTGGGCAAAATGGGATTGAACCTGGGCAGAAACCTGATTGACCACAAGCATGAAGTGGTTGCTTTTGACTTGAACGCTGAAGCGGTTAACGAAATGAAAGAATACGGAGCAAAAGGCGTTTCTTCTTATAAAGAAATGGTTGAGTCTCTGGAATCTCCACGTGTACTGTGGATCATGGTTCCTCACAATGTGGTTGATGCTGTACTGGCTGAAGTAAGCCCGCTGCTCTCCAAAGGCGATATCATTATTGAAGCAGGTAACTCCCACTACAAAGAGTCGATCCGTCGTTACGAGGAATTGAAACCATCCGGTATCCACTACATGGATGCAGGTACTTCCGGTGGTATGGAAGGCGCACGTAACGGTGCTTGTTACATGATCGGTGGAGACCCTGAAGCTTGGGCAATCGTTGAGCCGGCATTCAAAGACACTGCAGTAGAGAACGGTTATCTGTATGCAGGTAAAGCGGGTAGCGGTCACTTCCTCAAAATGGTGCACAACGGTATTGAGTACGGTATGATGGCATCCATCGGTGAAGGTTTTGACGTACTTGAGAAAAGTGACTTCGACTTCGACTTCGAAAAAGTGGCTCGCGTATGGAACAACGGTTCCGTTATTCGTTCTTGGCTGATGGAGCTGACTGAGCGTGCATTCTCCAAAGATGCAAATCTCGATGAAATCAAAGGTGTAATGCACTCTTCCGGTGAAGGACGCTGGACTGTGGAAACAGCATTTGACCTGCAAACTGCTACACCAGTTATCGCTTTGTCCTTGCTGATGCGTTATCGTTCCCTGGAGACAGATACATTCACAGGTAAAGTGGTAGCAGCGCTGCGTAACGAATTTGGCGGCCACGCTGTAGAAAAAAATTAA